The Mangifera indica cultivar Alphonso chromosome 8, CATAS_Mindica_2.1, whole genome shotgun sequence genome has a window encoding:
- the LOC123222838 gene encoding lysine histidine transporter 1-like isoform X2, which translates to MIGFLLLLQEMQNGGIQLSTMSLPWLELVSSVFLMPWQILDVSILFFRGPGVVILVLSWVITLYTLWQMVEMHEMVPGRRFDRYHELGQYAFGEKLGLYIVVPQQIIVEVGVCIVYMVTGGKSLKKFHDTVCSSCKDIKLTYFIMIFASCHFVLSHLPNFNSISGVSLAAAVMSLSYSTVGWAASVHRGVQPNVDYGYKAKSTGGAVLNFFTALGDVAFAYAGHNVVLEIQATIPSTPEKPSKGPMWKGVIVAYIVVALCYFPVALIGYWVFGNSVEDNILISLEKPAWVIAMANMFVVVHVIGSYQIYAMPVFDMLETLMVKKLNFKPSTSLRFIVRNLYVAFTMFTGITFPFFGGLLGFFGGFAFAPTTYFLPCIMWLAIYKPKRFSLSWWSNWICIVLGMVLMILSPIGGLRTIIISAKNYRFYS; encoded by the exons ATGATTGGCTTCCTATTACTTCTTCAAGAAATGCAAAATGGTGGTATTCAGCTTTCCACAATGTCACTGCCATGGTTGGAGCTGGTGTCCTCAGTCTTCCTTATGCCATGGCAAATCTTGGATG tAAGTATTTTGTTTTTCAGGGGTCCTGGTGTTGTAATATTAGTTTTGTCATGGGTCATAACTCTATATACCCTATGGCAAATGGTTGAGATGCACGAGATGGTTCCTGGAAGAAGATTTGACAGATATCACGAACTGGGGCAGTATGCCTTTGGTGAGAAGCTTGGTCTGTACATTGTGGTGCCACAACAAATCATTGTTGAAGTTGGTGTTTGCATTGTTTACATGGTTACCGGAGGCAAATCCCTTAAGAAGTTCCATGATACTGTTTGCAGCAGTTGCAAAGACATAAAACTCACTTATTTCATCATGATATTTGCCTCTTGTCACTTTGTTCTCTCCCATCTGCCCAACTTCAACTCCATTTCTGGTGTCTCATTGGCTGCTGCTGTCATGTCCTTGAG TTACTCTACAGTTGGTTGGGCTGCTTCAGTCCATAGGGGTGTTCAACCAAATGTTGACTATGGGTACAAAGCTAAGTCAACAGGTGGAGCAGTGTTGAACTTCTTTACAGCCTTGGGGGATGTGGCTTTTGCTTATGCAGGCCACAATGTGGTACTTGAAATTCAAGCAACAATTCCTTCCACACCTGAGAAGCCATCAAAGGGTCCTATGTGGAAAGGAGTTATCGTTGCTTACATAGTTGTTGCCTTGTGCTACTTTCCTGTTGCTCTAATTGGGTACTGGGTGTTTGGCAATTCTGTTGAAGATAACATCCTCATTTCCTTGGAAAAACCTGCCTGGGTTATTGCAATGGCTAATATGTTTGTTGTTGTTCATGTTATTGGAAGCTACCAG ATCTATGCAATGCCAGTATTTGACATGTTAGAAACATTAATGGTGaagaaattgaatttcaaaCCCAGCACTTCTCTTCGATTTATTGTCCGCAATTTATATGTTG CATTCACTATGTTCACTGGCATTACCTTCCCTTTCTTCGGAGGTCTACTTGGGTTTTTCGGAGGGTTTGCTTTTGCTCCAACAACTTACTTT ctGCCCTGCATCATGTGGCTTGCCATCTACAAACCGAAGAGATTCAGCTTATCTTGGTGGAGTAATTGG ATATGCATTGTACTTGGGATGGTTTTGATGATCCTATCACCTATTGGAGGATTGAGGACAATCATAATTTCGGCCAAGAATTATCGCTTCTACTCTTGA
- the LOC123222838 gene encoding lysine histidine transporter 1-like isoform X1, with protein sequence MSTQGPGDHNYNQANSQVDDEALAKKKAIDDWLPITSSRNAKWWYSAFHNVTAMVGAGVLSLPYAMANLGWGPGVVILVLSWVITLYTLWQMVEMHEMVPGRRFDRYHELGQYAFGEKLGLYIVVPQQIIVEVGVCIVYMVTGGKSLKKFHDTVCSSCKDIKLTYFIMIFASCHFVLSHLPNFNSISGVSLAAAVMSLSYSTVGWAASVHRGVQPNVDYGYKAKSTGGAVLNFFTALGDVAFAYAGHNVVLEIQATIPSTPEKPSKGPMWKGVIVAYIVVALCYFPVALIGYWVFGNSVEDNILISLEKPAWVIAMANMFVVVHVIGSYQIYAMPVFDMLETLMVKKLNFKPSTSLRFIVRNLYVAFTMFTGITFPFFGGLLGFFGGFAFAPTTYFLPCIMWLAIYKPKRFSLSWWSNWICIVLGMVLMILSPIGGLRTIIISAKNYRFYS encoded by the exons ATGAGTACTCAAGGGCCGGGTGATCACAATTACAACCAAGCCAAC TCACAGGTTGATGATGAAGCATTAGCCAAGAAAAAGGCTATTGATGATTGGCTTCCTATTACTTCTTCAAGAAATGCAAAATGGTGGTATTCAGCTTTCCACAATGTCACTGCCATGGTTGGAGCTGGTGTCCTCAGTCTTCCTTATGCCATGGCAAATCTTGGATG GGGTCCTGGTGTTGTAATATTAGTTTTGTCATGGGTCATAACTCTATATACCCTATGGCAAATGGTTGAGATGCACGAGATGGTTCCTGGAAGAAGATTTGACAGATATCACGAACTGGGGCAGTATGCCTTTGGTGAGAAGCTTGGTCTGTACATTGTGGTGCCACAACAAATCATTGTTGAAGTTGGTGTTTGCATTGTTTACATGGTTACCGGAGGCAAATCCCTTAAGAAGTTCCATGATACTGTTTGCAGCAGTTGCAAAGACATAAAACTCACTTATTTCATCATGATATTTGCCTCTTGTCACTTTGTTCTCTCCCATCTGCCCAACTTCAACTCCATTTCTGGTGTCTCATTGGCTGCTGCTGTCATGTCCTTGAG TTACTCTACAGTTGGTTGGGCTGCTTCAGTCCATAGGGGTGTTCAACCAAATGTTGACTATGGGTACAAAGCTAAGTCAACAGGTGGAGCAGTGTTGAACTTCTTTACAGCCTTGGGGGATGTGGCTTTTGCTTATGCAGGCCACAATGTGGTACTTGAAATTCAAGCAACAATTCCTTCCACACCTGAGAAGCCATCAAAGGGTCCTATGTGGAAAGGAGTTATCGTTGCTTACATAGTTGTTGCCTTGTGCTACTTTCCTGTTGCTCTAATTGGGTACTGGGTGTTTGGCAATTCTGTTGAAGATAACATCCTCATTTCCTTGGAAAAACCTGCCTGGGTTATTGCAATGGCTAATATGTTTGTTGTTGTTCATGTTATTGGAAGCTACCAG ATCTATGCAATGCCAGTATTTGACATGTTAGAAACATTAATGGTGaagaaattgaatttcaaaCCCAGCACTTCTCTTCGATTTATTGTCCGCAATTTATATGTTG CATTCACTATGTTCACTGGCATTACCTTCCCTTTCTTCGGAGGTCTACTTGGGTTTTTCGGAGGGTTTGCTTTTGCTCCAACAACTTACTTT ctGCCCTGCATCATGTGGCTTGCCATCTACAAACCGAAGAGATTCAGCTTATCTTGGTGGAGTAATTGG ATATGCATTGTACTTGGGATGGTTTTGATGATCCTATCACCTATTGGAGGATTGAGGACAATCATAATTTCGGCCAAGAATTATCGCTTCTACTCTTGA